A genomic segment from Malus domestica chromosome 05, GDT2T_hap1 encodes:
- the LOC139196117 gene encoding uncharacterized protein → MAGLVEKGLEILESKGKKLEVEGSSDSERAYMNEKLMKDVKALGIIQGAVLDDIFPKISNEETSKDAWDILHQEFYGDKQVRSIKLQGLCRDFEYIRIRDDETLSVYLTRLLELVQEGIAALRGFAQCLDRHAGSTTERAFSSMSVSPDRAFSSMNVNPKGTQPNSSCGNSKPKKNWKSKGKKWDPKAQNLANQGGKYDQGGKSDQSKGKCKHCDKLHYGECWFKGKLKCHGCNQFSHLIKDYDQPNKAEKLVNFANQVTESATMFYACHSTTIGRNMNIWCVDSACSNHITSHESLLIDVDKNVKCRVKMGIGDLVQSKGKGTLVIEMKGVTRYIKEVLRAYYTKRCKLELFGAKVSLDRIAHACNKRFG, encoded by the exons ATGGCTGGGTTAG TTGAAAAAGGTCTTGAAATTCTAGAATCGAAGGGGAAGAAGCTCGAAGTGGAAGGGTCATCGGATTCAGAGAGAGCATATATGAACGAAAAGCTAATGAAGGATGTTAAGGCACTGGGTATCATCCAAGGAGCTGTCTTggatgacatttttcccaaaatCTCAAACGAAGAGACCTCAAAGGATGCTTGGGATATTCTACACCAGGAATTTTATGGCGATAAGCAAGTGAGATCCATTAAGTTGCAGGGTTTATGCCGTGATTTTGAGTACATAAGGATAAGGGATGATGAAACCTTGTCTGTGTATCTCACTCGTCTTCTCGAGTTG GTACAAGAAGGAATTGCAGCGTTAAGAGGATTTGCACAGTGCCTTGATAGACATGCTGGGAGTACCACTGAGAGAGCATTCAGTAGTATGAGTGTGAGTCCAGATAGAGCTTTCAGTAGTATGaatgtgaatccaaagggaactCAGCCAAATTCCTCTTGTGGTAATTCTAAACCAAAGAAGAATTGGAAATCGAAGGGAAAGAAATGGGATCCTAAAGCTCAGAATCTTGCTAACCAAGGTGGCAAATATGATCAGGGAGGAAAATCTGACCAATCTAAGGGAAAATGCAAGCATTGTGATAAGTTACACTATGGTGAGTGTTGGTTTAAAGGGAAGCTAAAATGCCATGGATGCAATCAATTTAGTCACCTTATCAAGGACTATGATCAACCAAACAAGGCTGAAAAGCTTGTAAACTTTGCAAATCAAGTAACAGAATCTGCAACCATGTTTTATGCCTGTCATTCTACTACTATTGGAAGGAATATGAATATATGGTGTGTAGACAGTGCATGTAGCAATCATATAACCTCTCATGAATCtttgcttattgatgttgataAGAATGTGAAGTGTAGAGTTAAAATGGGCATTGGAGATTTAGTGCAGTCAAAAGGCAAAGGCACATTGGTTATAGAGATGAAGGGTGTGACTAGGTATATCAAAGAg gttttaagggcatattatacaaaaagatgcaaattggagctttttggagcaaaagtgagcttggatcgAATAGCACATGCTTGCAACAaaaggtttggatga
- the LOC103436388 gene encoding uncharacterized protein, translating into MLMAMTRGGVAKSKMFMLSSYYREAKHAQGDHRRHFSSKLRGAPENISSRMVESDSEDTDMMESETGSNSSSSWRCNWVPHPRTGIYVPKGHEKVMDDVPKGAASLNQTFWLRNVDGVLEKPDPDTPPEHYYHYMHM; encoded by the exons ATGCTGATGGCCATGACGAGAGGCGGGGTGGCAAAATCGAAGATGTTTATGCTTAG TTCATATTACAGGGAAGCTAAGCATGCGCAAGGAGATCATCGACGCCATTTCAGCAGCAAGCTGAGGGGAGCTCCAGAAAACATATCAAGCAGAATGGTTGAGAGTGATAGTGAGGATACTGACATGATGGAAAGTGAGACTGGCAGTAATAGTTCATCTTCATGGAGGTGCAACTGGGTTCCACATCCAAGAACAGGAATATACGTTCCGAAAGGGCATGAAAAGGTCATGGATGATGTGCCTAAGGGAGCTGCTTCTCTTAACCAGACCTTCTGGCTCAGGAACGTCGACGGAGTACTTGAGAAACCCGACCCGGATACTCCTCCTGAGCATTActatcactacatgcatatGTAA